The genomic stretch ACAGTATCCAGAGAAGCTCTCGATGAGAcagataaaatggaaaaaggcCTAAAGCTATCGGACGGTCCTCACCAGACTGATATGCAGAGCATATGCTCAGAAGTGTTGAATTTGATGAAAATTGCCCAGCTAGATGCCTCGAGGCATAAGGAGAGACTGGCAAAGATAGAGGGAAGGATTGATACACTGGATAAAGTGATTACATTAGTGGgagaagtattaaaaaattCTAAAGTAGTGGATTTTATTCTCAAAGGCATTGTGCCATGGAAGAAGGAGAGTCTACTGGAAAGCCTTGTTGAGGTTGGTTTTTTCCTACTGCTCTTGATAACATTTTTTGTGAAGTAGCAAGTCTCTcgtgatgattttttttttgcataacatttaaaattgagTTTTTCCTTTAGAATTGCCATTGCAGATTACTGCCATGACCTCTAAATTATAAGCATTTTGAGGCAGAGACCTAATCTTAAAATGTGCCTTAGAATGTCTAAAGTGCCCCAAGTGTGCCAGGCAATCCTGTAACAAGTATGAGAAGCAGATTGCCAGATTCAGCTTCTACGAGTGCCTGAAGATCAGCAATGTCATTCCCACTGGTAGCAGAACTTCCAGTGAGGAAGACAGAGGTTCCAGTGAAAGGTAGGAGTAATGTACCAGGAAGTATTTACTGAAGGAAGCTGCTTCTATTTGCTTGATCGATCGTGAATTCCAAACACAACAGAAGTTATGAAAATTTATGCTGACTTCTGTTTATGTGACTGAGCAGCTTTATATGTTTCCAGACATCTAAGTTGTCTTTAGCTATGTCTTTATGATGAATGCGTGACTTTATGAACTGTTGACATCGTTCACTCCTCAAATCATGTAACTTGTGGTTTCACATGTGCAGTTTGCATCAGTTCATAGATAACAAGTCCAAAGCATTTCCTAATTATCAAAGATAGTGAGGAAGGAACAGGCAAGACTGATATGTAGTCGATAGCGTAATTGGAACTGATTGAACTTGCTTTCTGACAGTTAAGTATTTAGAATTAGTTATGGCCAATGGGACTTGTGACTTGTGACAGTGACTTGTATTCTGTTattggcaaaaaataaaaagtgtgaGGGAGACCTCAGTGAGTTGAAGTGTTTGTTCATTCCAAGAGTCTCCTACACACTTGTGTAGAGGTGTCATTACAGTAAGGACAACTTAATACAAATGTGAATGTGCATTCCTATCTTGATCCAAATACTATTTTGTCAAATCTGTAACAGTTATTGGCAGATGTTACACCTGAACTATTATAAAACCAGGGCAGTGTTAGATGCTAGCTTACCTTCTCAGCCTTTGAGAATTCTCCTGATAGCCCTTTTTAAGTGCTGGAGGGTGAAAAGTGAGCTACATTGAATGGAGACAGAAGGATTTAAGACGAGATTGCATTCATGTTGATACCAATAAATGATAACCAGCTTTGTTGGTTAAAACTGCATTGTTACTAGTTACTGCCTGCAGTCCCTGTGTAAGGCCTACAGCCAAGCACTGTCCTTGATAGGGCTTACATGTTGAGCTGAACTGACAGTGCACAATATGTTAGTGACCAGGAGAAGATGAATATAAAGATTTAATTACCAAATTGTCAGTTTCTAAGGGAACAGTAAGGAGGGATATAGCTAACTGCAATTAtagcagtgctggaggaaagTTTCCCATGGATTTGCAGCATACAGTCAGGATTAATTGTTAGCTAGCTACTGGGTACTGCCTCATCAGTGTTAACAAAAGAGAAGGTCTGAGGTCATAAATTCATTCAAGATATATGGACAGGGACTCGGATGAGAGGTGGAATGACCTGCTCTTGGTGACCTGATGAACTGGAGAGGGGTGAAGGTCTCTGTCCTAGACTTTAACTACTGCCTTAAGTGAAGAACACACGATGTGTACTGGGCAAGTAAACTGTTACAGAGCTAACTCCGCTTTTGCTGAAGTACTGTAGTTGTTGTTTCTTGTTACTGGAAAGTTTTTGAAATTGGAGCATAAGATTAGTTATAAGACCTTAAGATATGTCTGTACTTTGATCGCAGGCTGCTGAGTACTCTGATATTTGAACTAGTTTTAAATTAGAGAGGTGGTATATGTACGTGACCTAGCTGGGGTGATGTGGAGGAAAGCGTGGgtgaattaaaaatgcattagttTGTGGTGAGCCATGTGCTAACTTTGGTCCTGTTTTTTCAGCGGGTTTTGTAACATGTCCAAAAAGAATCACCGTCGCGTTGGGGTTGCACACAAGGAATTTGCTACTTGCCTGTTGCTATTTTCCAACCTTTGCTGTTTTGTAACGACACGCTGCTTATCACAGTTGGCTTTGCACAAGGTTACTAAGAATGGGGATAGGAGGGGGGAggtcatgttttcatttttgggTGAAGCTGTTTGCTGATGGTATGACAGCATTCCAGGGATGCCATAGAATGCTTATGGAAGAAGTGTTCAAAGTTGGAGTCAAATTAATAAAAGGCTGTGAACTGAGCTTTATAGGATCCAAgcctcttttttatttaacaacaacaacaaacaaaacaaacaagggCAAAAATTAAACTGTCCCTTATCCAAGGCTTTCTTTGCACGTAGGATTTTGCAAGAATAATGTTTCCCCTGGTCATTGTTGCAGGTTTGCTTAGAACTGTGATAAAAATGGTAACAATAATTTATTTgggggcctttttttttttttggtggggggaAAGAGGGGAGGGAGATGTTCGACAGTGGAATTTAAAAGGTTGGAGCATGAAAAATGTAGTAACTACTCACAAGTGAAGGGGATGATTTGCAGCAGACTTTTAATTGGTTATCTGCAGAAAAGTTTGAGATGTTTCTTATTTGTTTATATAAATGAGGATAAGAGGCTGCTTATCACTAGATTTAAGTATGCCATCCAAGATGTTAtgtctttttctatttttgtataATGCTTTATGCTGAAtactatttaattttattacaaatgtaTTGCTTTGTGAAGCGTTATAGTTACACTGTTACAAAATAACCCTTCTCAGTGCTATGTTAATTGGAGGATgaaatttgcttaaaataaaaaatgtctgtttttaacCATACCAAAGGTAACATATAATTTTGTCACATACGAGTATGAGAGTTATAATAAAGCTAAGGGCTCTTTGTATAACCTCTGTCATTGCTCAAATTGTGAATCTCTAGATGCCTTGAGACAAATATATTATTGTATCTACAACAATATTGTTTATCTTTCAGCCATCAGTCACCAAATATTGgaggaaatacaaaataattttatcttctaATAATTCCTGTGTTTCATATGGCATGGTTCTTAATAATTATGAGTAAGGATGACTTGAGGCAAAATCTCTTACAAATAACATTTTGGAAAGCAGAGACGTAATGTATTATTCTGTGCCATCTTGTTTTAGAAGTATGCCTTTTTGCAAAAGCAGGGAGAGATcaaaaaagtggaaaagaaaagcagaagtaactAAAGTTTCTGAAGTTCAGAGGTGTTGATAACCATTTTACAGGATCTCAACCTACAAAGTTAGAGAAAGAAACACCTTTGAGTGTAacttatttttgtcatttttaggCCAAAGACAAGACTGAAGAGAGTGGTGCAAAACCTAAGCATGTACTTAATAACAGAGGAACTCAAACTGAAAGCAGTAAGCCTTCTGAAGGTATGTATCACTTTGGGCATTCTACAGTCTTTGACTGTAGAATGTGCTGCAGACCAACTAGAAACTGAATAGCCTGCTATTCTCCACTAAATGTATTACAGAGAAATTATTCTGAATGAATTATTGAGAAAATAGAGATGTTCTCCCCTTCTTTGTAATACCATCTGTATCCTAAATCAAACCCCTCAGAAACCTTGAAGCTCatgaaattaaaagcagcatcttTGCTTGGCTATACTGTTTCCTTGTTTTGATATTACAGGGATCAGAATTAAGAGAGCAGAACTGGTTTGGAGATAGCACAAAGGTGTGGCAACATCACCTAGCAAACAACCCCCAAATCTTTGCCTTAGTACAACTGAACAagccctttcctcctcctttggaATAGGGGCATGTTTAcgttagaaatatatttttttgatgAACAAGTTTCATTGCCACGTTGGTGCTAGATTCCTCTTTAGGATGTAGCTGTCTGGACATTGCCAGATGGCATCTGTTATTAATACTTGTGGAGTTGCAGTGGCATGAATGTGCGTTGAACAGACCTGTTGTCttcaaaaaatgtcagtgaatcCTTTAAATTATGGACGCTTCCTTTTTAGTTTCATTTAGGAAGTGACAAAAATCAAACAGCTGGTCACAGTTGTGAGTTGAAAGCTATGCAAGTTTGTGAACTAATCGTGATAGCCTCTGCATACtgaacactgaaagaaatgagaaattctcATTATTAATATACTCAGTAATTGTCCTGAGAGTATGGTAAAACCTTTCCCTTTTGTGGGGTGCAGGCAAGACTTTAAGCCATGAGCATTAACAGTGACTGACTTAAGCCTGGATAAGAATTTTAAACCTTTCAGTGGCTACTTTATTCAGAAGTAGGTAACTGCATAGGTTATTTTGAATGGGTGTGTTATCTTACTCCCTCTTTTTTGCTATCACTTCTGCCATGGATAGCTTATTAATGGTATGTTTTATTCAGATACTAAAAGTGTGAAAAAGTTGGATGAAAACAGTGGAGGATGCAAGAAGGTGAACGCTTCAAGTGCTGTTGCCCACAAAGCTGACTCCGGACTCCAGACTAAAGAGaggacagcacagcagaaagcagtagAAGGTACTGGAAAAACATGGAGCTGTCAACAGCAAAAAGGTTTTGTCAAAGCTTTGAATCAACATAATGGTCTTCCCTTCATAAATCAAGATCACGTAGGCAACCAAGATGTTCCTGTTAAAGTGCACAATATGGGCAGAGCCCCACACCTAGATGAGTGCCACAAGCAGCTTTTTCATCAGAAACtcaaagagaatgaaaacaaacctcTATCACAGAGTATGGCATCGCAGGAAGCTGTGCCCTCCACATCCCAGGCTATATCTGACGCAGGGTGTGAAGTGACACAAACCAGGTAATGGCTTTTCTGGTAGTTTTCTGTAtgatctgaaaacatttcacgtgttaaaaggagaagaaaaaaaaaaaaagaaagaaaaacaaaacagaatattaaagGAGTCAGCTCCTGCTTAGGCATGATCCGGGGAAAAATGGCCATGCTGGGAAAGGGACAGTGGAACCTTATAAATGGTTAAGGCAGAAAACTCAAAGTACCAAAAACCCCttgtaatgtttttctgaagtcagtAAGTTAGAGGGCTAGATATGTGGGAGGTTTGATGTGATGGGCTACTGAGTATTAGAGGAATGTGACTGCCCTTCTGTAGCTCAAGTAGGTGGACCTTTATAAACCACTCTTTTCCAGCTCCTGTTTCTATAAACATGGGGCTGAAAGGAATTAGAAATGCTTACTTGTATATgataaaactgaagtatttgtttcatttgatgTCCTCAGTggttttcaaagcttttttttcatgCCTTGGTCACCTAAAGATATGACcagattattcattttttaaattctaacaGTCTCATCTGTAGTTAAGTACTTTGTAACATGTCTTTAacaatccttttccttttcaattatttattcacaatttgattttaattctattaaaaaccaaacactcAAAACCAAACCTCAACAGATGCCAATTCTGTGACAAATTTTAAGTGTCATGCCTTCCATGTTGCGGCTGGCAAATACATATGTGTAGGCATGAATGGTATACACATTCACATGTGCATAAGTGTACACCTATATTACTGTGTGTCCAGTTACACTATTACTAGCATTTACGTTggttactctgaaagtaatgtctcctatttgtttccacagaaacaacagctacaaagagcacaataactctatttgatagaacaaattctcagctacaaaactctgtttttccatgTAGTCACCATGGTGAACTATGCGTTTTTGCTAGAGATTAATAATAGCCTGCAtgctgttcttcttttctttaaaaaaaaaaaaaaaaaaagataataaaaaaaaaaacctgcaccTGCGGAGTTGACCCATGACCCCCTGTTGCCTCTGCTGAAATGTACaacccaccacctcactatgctcacacccactgtttggtctccataaacgttcagcaagcgttgatgaatgtcagtgggtgccattttttccacttggaggaattcagtgacacacctttgcttcatctgcacttccatgtcagatgccattttatcagactgcccttctactgccatctgttgcacagcaaaaAAGTCTAAGGAAACactggtgggaaagttcagcctctagTGCTgtgccaccaacatctgcctctggcatCATGGaccaacacaataaaatgggaggcgttacttttggagcacccCAGTGCAAATTAATGTCTGAAGCCCAGACGAGAATGTGATGCTacttctgtgtgtatgtattttaatttgtagtTTCCAGCATCATGGCCTCTTCTCCAGCACTCAGGAGTAAATTGTGTACAGCTCATAGACACTGATATCTCCAAATCCGTTGTTGTAATAGCACTAAGAAGCAGGAGACCTCCCTGTGTTTTGCCTTTGGCTCATGAGGCTTCAATAAGCAGAGCTGGGTCCGTGCTGCCTTGGAGGCTCCCACGTTGAGGCTGGCTCAAGGTGTTTGTGAAGAAGCTGATGGACAGTTGCTGTTATCCCCATGGTGTTTGGTTCTGGTTAAACGTGATATGGCAGGAGTGAACTTGCACACAGACAgcagcttttggagcagctgagtGGTTTGGATGGAGGGGGTATGTGGGTACCTAAGAGTTTGGTGTAGAGCGTTGGGAAGCCAACAGAAAACCAGAAGGCAGAACCTAAAGTAAATCCTGGAGAAAACACACCACTGCTAAACAAGGTCCCTATTATGCTTGTGTGTGAAGTCATGAATGTAGTAAATGCATCTTCAAAATGCATGCTACTTTTAATGAAGTCTGTAAGCCCATTCAGAAGTGTCAAAAGAACATTGTGTTCTCCTGTTTGGAGATGTGCCCAAGAGTCCTCTCGAGTTCAGGCTTGTCTAGATAGCAGTGGAAGTGTTTTCTAGGAGCAGTGTTCAGTGCTCTAAATAGCTTGCTCCTGGTGCAATTTAAATTTgtagcacaaagcagcagccctTAGCGGTGCTAAAACTGAGAAACTTCAGACTTCTGTTATGCAAAAGTGGAAGCAAtttcttttgtatattttgtAATGAGGTAGCTCCTCTGAAAGAGGCGATAACTTCTGGGAAATGAGGGAAATACTTCAAGTTTTTTGGTAGCTGGAATGCTAGGGAGAATAATATTAATGGGGTGAGAGAGTTATGAAAGTTACGTTTTTAACAGAAAGCTGTGGAAAGAATGCTATCCCATAAGACACAAACGTGTGAGTGTGCAGGCCAGCCAGTTGGAGAGGAGTGGGATGGATGCAAACACTGAGATTTGTAGAGCTGGATGAGCAGTTGGATGTTTGGATGCTGAGCCTGTAATTGGTGAAGACAATCTCTACCACCTCTCTGCCCAGAGGCATGATATCTTATTAGACCAACTGTAATAGTTGCAAAAAGTTGAATGAGCTTTCAGATGGTGAGGTTAGCACTTTAGAGTTTGTGAGAGATGTTCTGCTCAGGTGAGGCAAACGAGGATGCAGAAGAAgtatctgcatgtttttttgtgCTTTCCCCTTAGTGTTGTATTTCCTAAGAGGATTGatataattaaatttctttaatactatagaaatctgcattttaagtTGTGAAAGAAAGTCTAGGTATCTACGTGAAATGTCAACTGCTTGCTCTGCAGGATAGCCGTTGATGTTCACGTGACTGAAGTGAGAGAAAAGATTGAGATGACAAGAAACTCAAATGATCACAGACATAAAAATGCCAAAGCAAAATCCCCATCCTCTTTATCATCAGAAGTGGAAGGATATAAACAGCTGCCTGGAAAATCCAAACTTGAACAGACTCCTAAGAACATCAGCACTGAATCAAATCAAGAAGTGAAAGGGAACAAGAAGCAAGGTGAACTTGCACCAAAAACAGGGAAGCAACAGCCATTACTGAACAAGCCCAAGCCAAGtaaaaaggctgaagaaaagTCAGAATTAAAATGCAAGCCCATAGTTCCACGGAGTACCACTGCAATGGAACCAAAGAAAGATCTGGGAATACAAGTCAAAATCCATCAAGGAACAGTAAAAGTAGAAGATTCTTTGGCAGTTACAAACTCTGAGAGGAGGGAGTCTGAGCCCCTCTGTTCAGTGGGAAGTGAGAAGGATGTGGGTCAGTGTGCAGGAACAGCAACGGAGAGCGCTAAGTCGTTGGAAGCTAGCAAAGAGCTTTCTGCACAGGATGAGGTGATCATTGGTAAGCTGCTCGTACTTAATTTTGGAAACTTTTACACTGAGTTTGTGCTGCCCATGTGTATTGTATATAAACTAATAGCTGGAATAGTGCACACTACACTACCTGTGTCCTATGCTTGAGAGTATTTACCTAAACACCACAGATATGTCTGATGAtcaaaaacaagagaaataacGTTAGTACAGTTTATGTTAATAGTACTTTTCCTTCTAAAAGATGTTTTGGGGTAAAAATGtcctttcaaataaaatgtacCGGAAAGTATATTTCTACTGAAGAAGTAATATTGACAAAATCCATTCCTTCAGATATAACACTTATTCGTTAAGGTAGAATAAATAAACTAGATATGCTTCTGCAACTATGGACTGAAGAGAACAGCAGAATACTGCAGGAGGAGTTCTTTGCTTGGTCTTTGTCCTGTTGGCCACAGATCTCTTCGCAATTATTGTGCAATCATTTGTATTGTTTCAGGCAGTACTCTCTACGGGCAGCAGATGTGTAATTCCCAGAATGTAAATGTATGGGTAGATGTCCTGATCTGGATCTGGTGCtctcagcagtggtggcaggaAAATGAATTGTATACATGTTAAATTGCACCTCAAGATCTCTGGAGTTTAACTGTAAAATTACTTTGAATGAGTGGGTGGTGAAAGCTTTACCCTAGAAGAGCTTAAGATATTCAGTGCATAATAGTTAAATTATCTCTGAGGAACTGATTAAACTTAATCGTTTAAATGTTTACAGTACTGGGATGTTGCTAGTAAAACAAGGTGTTGCTAGTAGAAACTTCTTGATTTTATATCTATGCTGACATCGTTTATCACTGTTGTGTATTTATGCTGCTTTTCCCAGTTAGcttatcaaaatgaaaaggtcaagtataatttttttgaaacttcCAGATATTTCTGTGGAGTGACCTCTTTTGTTAATGCATAAGGTAAAATGTTAACCTCACTGGACTCTTTCAGCATTGCTGTGTTAAAAAGACAGAGCTGAGAGCTAGGAAGTGGGATCCTATCCTCAGTTACGGGCCTTCATCTGTCATCTCTAGAAGGCTGCTAACAGTGGAAGTCTGTACttgaagcagcagagagattttgaatattttcagcatCTCCTTTACCACCATCtagaaataatctattttttaaaatcccatttatttttatttttttaatgaaaatccaAGTAATTGTGTGTACTCAActgatttgtatttaaaatgagcAAATAATTCCATGGGTTCTGGTATTTTACTTGCACTTCACTctaaaaatagtaaaagaaCTGCATGCTTGATGTTTGTAGATACTTCAGTGGTTGTCTGAATTCCAGGAGAAGGTAGGTACCAGGAAAATTAAAGGCAGTTGAGACTTCTCATTATACTgagcaaacaaaatgaagtgaCGTGCATGCCCTATGGACTGAGAGTATTGGTGTGAGGGAGGTGAAGCTGCAATGCAGCTTCAGTGACTAGGGAGAAATGTCTCAATGACCAGGTTTTCACCTCTTTAGATGACAGCCCTTCTCCCCCAGCTCCTTTTGAACATCGTGTAGTGAGTGTCAAGCTAACAGAGGTGACAACGTGCTACTCTGTGTGTCATCATGAAGTCCTTGGAGGGTAAGTCTCTCTGCCCCCTCTTGCTGTATTGCGGGTGGTAGCTGATTGTGAAGAAATGCAGTTAGCTTGGAAACTAGTAATCTTCTTCAGATAGCTCCAGGATGTGTATGAGTGAGGCATGTGCAAGCccactgcagccagagcagtTGCTTAATGGATCAGAATGCTCAGCCCTCTCTCCCAGCAGCATGGGGAGTGATGGATACCAGCTTACTTCTTTAATTTACAGTTCTGCGTGGAGCAAAAGGGGATTCAAATGTATCTTATGTAACTATTTTTCATGTATCTTATGAATACTTTCCCTTCTATTTTGATAATGTTACTTTCTATACCATTCTTAGCCCTTTAAGCTTTGTAGAAGTTGGTTGGAACTGAAACCAGAGCAAGAAGAGAGTAAACTTGGCCTACAATAGTGAAGCAAGGAGAGAGAATGCAGATAGCATGTCAGATCATTCATCTCTCCTCGTCCTCCAGTCTTCCTGGGCTCCCACAGTTGCCTTTTTATGAACCTGTCTGTGGGGCACCTCTAAGTCCCTTACATTACTGGCTTCTGCCTCAGTTCCATTTTCAGACTCCTGACTGTACTCTTAGATACTATTTGCATTTGTGGTAATAATCTTGGCTACAGCTGGAGTCTTGAGAAAAACCTATAATCTCCAGTCAGATTCAGAGCATTTGAAGTCAGCAAAGCCCATTAGGGGTCAGGCAGCTTCCAAAATCTTTATTCCATGCTGAACTTCATGTTAAAGAAAGCTAAGGGgaaaaattataattttgttGACCTTGCATTTACTCTTCGCTCATGGAAAGCCTACAGCTGCTTCAGCCTTTGTATTCTTGTATACTTACTTATCTAACAAGAAGGTTTGATTTACAGACTAATCCAAGTATGAATATGGCCGAAGTATAGGCCTGATGATGCAATAGCAGAGAAGATGATGTTTAGAAATCATCCCGAGGGGCATTACTGTATCTGGGTGACATGGGGGAGAATTTGCAACGTGCAAGAAGTGTGGTTTGTGGAGTGGCTACAGTTACTGGTGTTAGTCATTTTAAGAGTTATGAGATCAAGACAGAAATATCCTTGTTAATATGCCCACTAACACGTCACTGAAGGACAGCAAGTGGGTACagttacaaaactgaaaaagaatatCATCAGGTCATCATACCACAGTGAAATGTATTAATACGAAGGggataatattttaatgtaagtGTTGAACAACTGGCTGGAAAGATAAAACTAATCCTTCGTAAGCTGAGAGAAAGAGGAGATTGATGCTGCTGGCCACCTGATTCTGTTCATTTTGTACTGGGctatttttaatcaaagatAAGAATAGTTTGAAAAATTTCTGTGGTGAGCTGCGTTGTTTTCCCAATTTTTGTTTGGTATCAACAGGGGGCGTTTTGGGCAAGTTCATAAGTGCACAGAAGTATCAACTGGTCTCAATTTGGCAGCCAAAATCATTAAAGTGAAAGGAGCAAAAGAAAAGGTAACTATGTTCCTGTTAAACTAAATGAGTGTATGCTGTAAACCAGGTGTATTGCATTCATTTTAACACCTCTTCCCTGAGCCACTCCATGGGAGTCAACTTCTCCTTACACAGTACCAAATATTAAAACTTGTCTTATAAAGTAGTAGCTTGGGCTTCGTGTGACTGTTGGTCATTTCCAGTGTTTGTGATTAAGCCATTTGTTCGCATGAAACCTGTGGTATAGCTGCTATAAGGTTTTAAATTGTTGTATTCAAATATATTGGCATTTAAGGAGTGTATTTGCTCATGTTTTTGTTAATTCGTTATT from Numida meleagris isolate 19003 breed g44 Domestic line chromosome 10, NumMel1.0, whole genome shotgun sequence encodes the following:
- the MYLK3 gene encoding myosin light chain kinase 3 isoform X2 yields the protein MIKAKDKTEESGAKPKHVLNNRGTQTESSKPSEDTKSVKKLDENSGGCKKVNASSAVAHKADSGLQTKERTAQQKAVEDHVGNQDVPVKVHNMGRAPHLDECHKQLFHQKLKENENKPLSQSMASQEAVPSTSQAISDAGCEVTQTRIAVDVHVTEVREKIEMTRNSNDHRHKNAKAKSPSSLSSEVEGYKQLPGKSKLEQTPKNISTESNQEVKGNKKQGELAPKTGKQQPLLNKPKPSKKAEEKSELKCKPIVPRSTTAMEPKKDLGIQVKIHQGTVKVEDSLAVTNSERRESEPLCSVGSEKDVGQCAGTATESAKSLEASKELSAQDEVIIDDSPSPPAPFEHRVVSVKLTEVTTCYSVCHHEVLGGGRFGQVHKCTEVSTGLNLAAKIIKVKGAKEKEEVKNEINIMNQLNHVNLIQLYDAFEAKNNITLIMEYLDGGELFDRITDENYNLTELDAILFTKQICEGVHYLHQHYILHLDLKPENILCVNRTGNQIKIIDFGLARRYKPREKLKVNFGTPEFLAPEVVNYDFVSYPTDMWSVGVITYMLLSGLSPFLGETDAETMNYVVNCNWDFDAEAFEQLSEEAKDFISRLLVKEKSCRMSATQCLKHEWLNNLPAKAKKYKLRLKSQLLLQSYIAQRKWKKHFYVVAAANRLKRFQSMSVKLV
- the MYLK3 gene encoding myosin light chain kinase 3 isoform X1 codes for the protein MIKAKDKTEESGAKPKHVLNNRGTQTESSKPSEDTKSVKKLDENSGGCKKVNASSAVAHKADSGLQTKERTAQQKAVEGTGKTWSCQQQKGFVKALNQHNGLPFINQDHVGNQDVPVKVHNMGRAPHLDECHKQLFHQKLKENENKPLSQSMASQEAVPSTSQAISDAGCEVTQTRIAVDVHVTEVREKIEMTRNSNDHRHKNAKAKSPSSLSSEVEGYKQLPGKSKLEQTPKNISTESNQEVKGNKKQGELAPKTGKQQPLLNKPKPSKKAEEKSELKCKPIVPRSTTAMEPKKDLGIQVKIHQGTVKVEDSLAVTNSERRESEPLCSVGSEKDVGQCAGTATESAKSLEASKELSAQDEVIIDDSPSPPAPFEHRVVSVKLTEVTTCYSVCHHEVLGGGRFGQVHKCTEVSTGLNLAAKIIKVKGAKEKEEVKNEINIMNQLNHVNLIQLYDAFEAKNNITLIMEYLDGGELFDRITDENYNLTELDAILFTKQICEGVHYLHQHYILHLDLKPENILCVNRTGNQIKIIDFGLARRYKPREKLKVNFGTPEFLAPEVVNYDFVSYPTDMWSVGVITYMLLSGLSPFLGETDAETMNYVVNCNWDFDAEAFEQLSEEAKDFISRLLVKEKSCRMSATQCLKHEWLNNLPAKAKKYKLRLKSQLLLQSYIAQRKWKKHFYVVAAANRLKRFQSMSVKLV